The Rhodocytophaga rosea genome has a segment encoding these proteins:
- a CDS encoding hemolysin family protein has protein sequence MIISIIGTLLLVLLNGFFVAAEFAIVKVRPSQIELMAKTGSGAAIMAKKIVAKLDAYLSATQLGITLASLGLGWVGESLVEGLILDLFAFFGLAVDTVLIHRISIGVAFSIITVLHIVFGELAPKSIAIQRSEGVTLGIAYPLNVFYVVFRPFIWLLNGFANLILKAIGIAPASEHEVHSPEELRFLVEQGNESGNMETTEYEIIRNAFDFSERTARQVMVPRTKVVGLNIEQADDKMLDKVIDEGYSRVPVFKNSLDNIIGVIHIKDLLLRMRKKENIVIKDLLRPAHFVPESKRVSDLLRDFQRQRLHMAIVVNEYGGTEGIISMEDIVEEIVGEIQDEYDNESPIVEEVTEGKYKVLGSASIADINEYLPVAIEENKEYDSLAGLLIYHFGRIPEDNEHIVIAPYEFTILKRSRNNIVQVEINTLPEEPLASPKAST, from the coding sequence GTGATCATAAGCATTATTGGTACACTCCTGTTGGTATTACTCAACGGATTTTTTGTAGCCGCAGAATTCGCCATTGTAAAAGTACGTCCCTCTCAGATCGAACTCATGGCCAAAACCGGAAGTGGTGCGGCAATCATGGCAAAAAAGATAGTAGCTAAGCTGGATGCTTACCTGTCGGCTACCCAATTGGGTATTACACTGGCCAGTCTCGGACTGGGCTGGGTCGGAGAGAGCCTGGTAGAAGGACTGATTCTGGATTTGTTTGCTTTTTTTGGCTTGGCAGTAGATACCGTTCTTATTCATAGAATTTCTATTGGAGTAGCGTTTTCTATCATTACTGTATTGCACATTGTATTTGGCGAACTGGCACCAAAATCCATCGCCATTCAGCGCTCGGAAGGAGTAACGCTGGGAATAGCCTATCCGCTTAATGTTTTTTATGTTGTATTCAGACCCTTTATCTGGTTGCTGAATGGTTTTGCAAACCTGATTTTAAAGGCAATTGGCATTGCTCCGGCTTCCGAACACGAAGTACATAGTCCGGAGGAATTACGGTTCCTGGTAGAACAGGGAAATGAGAGTGGTAACATGGAAACGACGGAATATGAGATCATCAGAAATGCCTTCGATTTTTCAGAGCGGACTGCCAGACAGGTAATGGTTCCCCGTACAAAAGTGGTCGGGTTAAATATAGAGCAGGCCGATGATAAAATGCTGGATAAAGTAATAGATGAAGGCTATTCCAGGGTGCCGGTTTTTAAAAATTCCTTGGATAATATTATTGGTGTTATACATATCAAAGATTTGTTGCTGCGGATGCGCAAGAAAGAAAATATTGTGATTAAAGATCTGCTGCGTCCTGCTCATTTTGTGCCGGAATCCAAACGGGTAAGCGATTTGCTCCGTGATTTTCAGCGGCAACGTCTTCATATGGCCATTGTAGTAAATGAATATGGTGGCACCGAAGGTATTATTTCTATGGAAGATATTGTAGAAGAAATTGTGGGTGAAATTCAGGATGAATATGATAATGAGAGTCCTATTGTGGAGGAGGTTACAGAGGGTAAATACAAAGTGCTGGGGTCGGCTTCTATTGCAGATATAAATGAGTATTTACCGGTAGCCATTGAAGAAAATAAAGAATATGATAGTCTGGCTGGTTTACTTATTTATCACTTTGGCCGGATTCCCGAAGACAATGAACATATAGTGATTGCTCCTTATGAATTTACTATACTTAAAAGATCAAGAAATAATATCGTACAAGTAGAGATCAATACGCTTCCAGAAGAACCTCTTGCTTCTCCTAAAGCCTCAACTTAA
- a CDS encoding peroxiredoxin has protein sequence MSLIGKKAPSFVAPAVINGEEIVEDFSLSQYVGNKEVVFFFYPKDFTFVCPTEILAFQEKLAEFEKRNVAVVGCSTDTENSHLAWLSTPKDRGGIEGVTYPIVADVAKTIANNFGVLGGHYDYNEEGDMIFVGTPIAYRGTFLIDKQGFVRHCVINDFPLGRNIDDALRMVDALQYVEKHGEVCPANWEEGKEAMQATREGVASYLSTHA, from the coding sequence ATGTCATTAATCGGAAAAAAAGCCCCATCTTTTGTTGCGCCAGCTGTAATTAATGGTGAAGAGATTGTCGAAGATTTTTCACTGAGCCAGTATGTAGGAAATAAAGAAGTTGTGTTTTTCTTTTATCCCAAAGATTTTACCTTCGTTTGCCCTACAGAAATACTTGCTTTCCAGGAGAAACTGGCAGAATTTGAGAAGAGAAATGTTGCGGTGGTGGGCTGCTCTACAGATACAGAAAATTCACATCTGGCCTGGTTAAGCACTCCTAAAGACAGAGGTGGTATTGAGGGTGTAACTTATCCTATTGTAGCCGATGTAGCCAAAACCATTGCCAATAATTTTGGTGTATTAGGCGGGCATTATGATTATAATGAGGAAGGTGATATGATTTTTGTAGGTACACCTATTGCCTACAGAGGTACTTTCCTGATTGATAAACAAGGCTTTGTCCGTCATTGTGTAATTAACGATTTCCCTCTGGGCCGTAACATAGATGATGCACTCCGGATGGTAGATGCGCTGCAATATGTAGAAAAACATGGCGAAGTTTGTCCAGCTAACTGGGAAGAAGGCAAAGAAGCCATGCAGGCAACCCGCGAAGGTGTAGCCAGCTATTTATCTACACATGCTTAA
- a CDS encoding DUF697 domain-containing protein, whose amino-acid sequence MRKQLKFLFLTVGILILVAFVLFVFNQVMQVYTYTSALNPILGDAVLITLIILFTALFVLPVVLYFRLPTPLSPPESEEERPAYLSKLGNRLAKNSLLKGGDLDFTKEADIQKGLDLLSIKADAIIQNTAKSVFLTTAISQNGKLDALTVFITQSKMVWDLAHIYYQRPAPKDMVALYANVGATTFLAAQIEDLDFSEQLEPVFGTLMQNTALKSVPFIGSVTHIIMDSLLEGTINAFLTLRVGIVTKRYCASTTTFHTRAVRKAAFREASVMLKSIVLQSSGQVISSIMKATRKAGANTVKSGVDAANRATGNVKTGLSRLATRIRGVAE is encoded by the coding sequence ATGCGCAAACAGCTAAAGTTTTTATTTCTAACCGTTGGTATACTAATCCTGGTAGCCTTTGTGCTGTTTGTATTTAACCAGGTAATGCAGGTGTATACCTATACCAGTGCCTTAAATCCTATATTAGGCGACGCAGTTTTGATCACGCTTATCATTCTGTTTACAGCGTTGTTTGTGCTGCCTGTCGTGTTGTATTTCCGTTTGCCTACTCCTTTATCTCCGCCGGAATCAGAAGAGGAAAGACCAGCATATCTGTCAAAATTAGGGAACCGCCTGGCTAAAAACTCGCTATTAAAAGGAGGTGATCTGGATTTTACCAAAGAGGCTGATATCCAGAAAGGGCTGGATTTACTCAGTATTAAAGCAGATGCCATCATACAAAATACGGCTAAAAGTGTATTTCTGACAACAGCTATTTCGCAGAATGGCAAGCTGGATGCACTCACTGTATTTATTACTCAGTCGAAAATGGTGTGGGATCTGGCTCATATTTATTATCAGCGTCCGGCACCTAAAGATATGGTAGCCTTGTATGCCAATGTGGGTGCTACTACTTTTCTGGCCGCTCAAATTGAGGACCTGGACTTTTCGGAACAATTAGAACCTGTGTTTGGTACCCTTATGCAAAATACAGCTTTAAAATCTGTGCCGTTTATAGGATCGGTTACTCATATCATAATGGATTCGCTGCTGGAAGGAACCATTAATGCATTTCTTACCCTGAGAGTGGGAATCGTTACCAAGCGTTATTGTGCCAGTACCACTACTTTCCATACCCGGGCAGTTAGGAAAGCAGCTTTCCGGGAAGCGTCGGTTATGCTTAAATCAATAGTGTTACAAAGCTCCGGACAAGTGATTTCTTCTATTATGAAAGCAACCCGAAAAGCAGGTGCCAATACCGTGAAATCTGGCGTAGATGCAGCTAACCGAGCTACTGGCAATGTAAAAACTGGTTTGTCCCGCCTGGCTACCCGTATCCGGGGTGTGGCAGAGTAA
- a CDS encoding PAS domain-containing protein, whose protein sequence is MTRTDIITPAMLKVFETLPDLYLILSPELHILTASNAYLAATFTKREEITGKYIFDVFPEKTTIPGVHSIGNLYASLQEALTTRQPHQMAMQRYDLSQSLDEVSQVEKYWQILNTPVLDDSGHNILYIIHKVNNVTTLVLNQRQVEASSIREQAALDEANLQRKKLQDLFMQAPALIASVKGLTCIFDLVNPPFQELFPGRSLLGQPFIEAIPEMKGQFIMDVFERVYQTGETYNGLEIPIRLHSRDQGAWETRYFTMNCQATRDVAGNILGAILFAYDVTENVRMRNALEQLNQKLEDQVASRTQELKIAQDATEIERSKLYHLLMQAPALICIFEGPEHIFRLANPSYQQLVGDRPILGRSIAQAMPELAGQPIFGLLDKVYQTGESYYAYEMLVQLDHTNSGTLGENYYNFVYQPTRNLEGQIDGILVFAYEVTQQVLARKQVEKNEEHLQQLNAALAASNEELSATNEELSTIKVTLEQLNGELERRVTERTQELRLAQKEIEHQKDRLERFFMQAPVAICVLNGPTMVFELVNSYYQRFFQGRNLLGKPLIEALPELKGQSIQTILEKVYRTGETFEGREVLVPSIRYEGGPVEDSYFTFIYQARHNEKGQADGILVIAYEVTEQVLARRKVEESEKQLRLITDALPVLIGYLDKEEKYRFANRAYESWFNQDPDFLLGRAVREVVGEKAYLGVKKYIDRALSGERLDFEARMPYRENFVKHIRTSYVPDIQNGEVAGFYTLVTDVTEQVEARQKVEESELRFRTLLESIPQITWTALPTGEINFYNERWYDYSGSNYEATKEWGWKLFIHQDDLAATLKTYQQSLSTGEAFKSEFRLRRKQDGEYRWHLSRALPIRNEQDTITLWVGTATDIHEQKIIEQQLMESEQYFHMMADKAPVMIWITRPDGYCTYLNKPWFDYTGQTEDEATGLGWTLATHPEDAEKASNVFMEANENRTEFRLSYRLRRKDGTYRWFTDVGLPRFSHTGEFEGYVGAVLDIHEQKMAEDALQMSTRQLAAINEDLAAANQEIQASNHELSISNQQLIYMNADLDNFIYTASHDLKSPIVNIEGLMKFLMRQLPKEILEGERTNKTISYIQESIERFKHTIANLTEVVKLQKENSQPMTWVDLDKLLHEVKLDLTTEIKKSKARIVVDVSQCPHIQFSEKNLRSTLYNLLSNAIKYRSPERRPEIYIHCGQNEEYQILTIQDNGLGMNLTGDQKLFSMFRRLHTHVEGSGIGLYMVKRMIENSGGKIEVESKVDVGSTFKVYFKRPHQPKP, encoded by the coding sequence ATGACACGGACGGATATAATTACCCCCGCCATGCTCAAAGTATTTGAAACGCTGCCGGATCTGTATTTGATTCTTTCACCGGAACTACATATTCTAACTGCCAGTAATGCTTACCTGGCTGCTACATTTACTAAGCGGGAAGAAATTACTGGTAAATACATTTTTGATGTTTTTCCGGAAAAAACAACTATTCCCGGAGTCCATTCGATAGGTAACCTCTACGCTTCTCTACAAGAAGCCTTAACTACCAGGCAGCCTCACCAGATGGCTATGCAACGATACGATCTGTCTCAATCCTTGGATGAGGTAAGTCAGGTGGAAAAGTACTGGCAAATTTTAAATACACCAGTTCTGGATGATAGCGGCCATAACATCCTCTATATTATTCACAAAGTAAATAATGTTACGACCCTGGTACTCAACCAGCGCCAGGTAGAAGCCTCCTCAATCAGAGAGCAGGCAGCCCTTGACGAAGCAAACCTACAGCGTAAAAAACTACAGGATCTGTTTATGCAGGCTCCAGCCCTGATTGCTTCCGTAAAAGGGCTAACCTGTATTTTTGACCTGGTGAATCCACCTTTTCAGGAGCTATTTCCAGGAAGATCACTTTTGGGCCAACCCTTCATTGAAGCGATTCCTGAAATGAAAGGGCAGTTTATAATGGATGTATTTGAGAGAGTGTATCAGACCGGTGAAACATATAATGGGCTTGAAATTCCTATCCGCTTACATTCAAGAGATCAGGGAGCATGGGAGACCCGGTACTTTACGATGAATTGCCAGGCGACACGGGATGTAGCAGGCAATATACTGGGTGCTATTCTTTTTGCATACGATGTAACTGAAAATGTACGGATGCGCAACGCGCTGGAACAGCTCAATCAGAAACTAGAAGATCAGGTTGCTTCCCGTACCCAGGAACTGAAAATAGCACAGGATGCCACAGAAATTGAACGGAGTAAGCTCTATCATTTGCTTATGCAAGCGCCGGCATTGATCTGCATATTCGAAGGACCTGAGCATATTTTCCGGCTGGCTAATCCATCCTATCAACAACTGGTAGGCGACCGCCCTATACTAGGCAGATCTATTGCACAAGCTATGCCCGAACTAGCAGGACAGCCTATTTTTGGCTTGCTGGACAAAGTGTATCAGACCGGGGAGTCATATTATGCGTATGAGATGCTGGTACAACTGGATCATACCAATTCTGGTACCCTGGGCGAGAATTATTATAATTTTGTTTACCAGCCCACACGTAACCTGGAAGGCCAGATCGATGGCATTCTGGTGTTTGCCTATGAGGTTACCCAGCAGGTACTAGCCCGGAAACAGGTAGAAAAAAATGAAGAGCATTTACAACAGCTCAATGCAGCTTTAGCAGCTTCCAATGAAGAGTTAAGTGCCACCAATGAAGAATTATCCACCATCAAAGTAACCCTCGAACAGTTAAATGGTGAATTAGAACGACGTGTAACAGAAAGAACACAAGAGTTAAGGCTGGCCCAGAAGGAAATAGAACATCAGAAAGATCGATTAGAACGGTTTTTTATGCAAGCTCCTGTAGCTATTTGCGTACTAAATGGGCCTACTATGGTTTTTGAACTGGTAAATTCCTATTATCAGCGATTTTTTCAGGGACGCAATCTACTGGGCAAACCACTCATAGAAGCCCTGCCCGAACTTAAAGGCCAGTCCATCCAGACAATTCTGGAGAAAGTATACCGCACAGGTGAAACCTTTGAAGGCCGGGAAGTGCTGGTTCCATCCATCCGGTATGAAGGTGGCCCTGTAGAAGATAGTTATTTTACTTTTATTTATCAGGCCAGGCATAACGAGAAAGGGCAGGCAGATGGTATTCTTGTAATCGCTTATGAAGTAACTGAGCAAGTGTTAGCCCGCAGGAAAGTAGAAGAAAGTGAAAAGCAATTGAGGCTTATTACCGATGCTTTACCGGTGTTGATCGGCTATCTGGATAAAGAAGAAAAATACCGTTTTGCTAACCGGGCCTATGAATCATGGTTTAATCAGGACCCGGACTTTTTGCTGGGGCGGGCCGTACGTGAGGTAGTGGGAGAAAAAGCCTATCTGGGCGTAAAAAAATACATTGACCGTGCTTTGTCTGGAGAAAGACTGGATTTTGAAGCCAGAATGCCCTACCGGGAAAACTTTGTAAAACATATCCGTACGAGTTATGTACCCGATATTCAGAATGGAGAAGTGGCAGGATTTTATACATTGGTAACCGATGTTACAGAACAGGTAGAGGCCAGGCAGAAAGTAGAAGAAAGTGAACTACGATTCCGTACGCTGCTCGAATCTATTCCGCAAATCACCTGGACAGCCCTGCCTACAGGAGAGATCAATTTTTACAACGAACGCTGGTATGATTATTCCGGATCAAACTATGAAGCAACAAAAGAATGGGGATGGAAATTATTCATACACCAGGATGATCTGGCTGCCACGCTAAAAACTTACCAGCAATCCTTATCAACCGGAGAAGCTTTTAAGTCGGAGTTCCGCCTGAGACGTAAGCAGGATGGAGAATACCGCTGGCACCTGAGCCGGGCGCTTCCTATCCGGAATGAGCAAGACACCATTACCTTATGGGTGGGAACAGCCACAGACATTCATGAACAAAAAATCATAGAGCAACAATTGATGGAGAGCGAACAGTATTTCCATATGATGGCCGACAAAGCGCCTGTAATGATCTGGATCACCAGGCCTGATGGGTATTGCACCTATCTGAATAAACCCTGGTTTGATTATACCGGACAAACAGAAGATGAAGCAACCGGACTCGGCTGGACACTGGCGACACATCCGGAAGATGCAGAAAAGGCATCCAACGTTTTTATGGAAGCGAATGAGAATAGAACTGAATTCCGCTTAAGTTACCGGCTCAGAAGAAAAGATGGCACCTACCGATGGTTTACAGATGTAGGCCTGCCCAGATTCAGCCACACAGGAGAATTTGAAGGGTATGTAGGCGCTGTTCTGGATATTCATGAACAAAAGATGGCCGAAGATGCCTTACAAATGAGTACCCGTCAACTGGCGGCTATAAACGAAGATCTTGCGGCGGCCAACCAGGAGATTCAGGCAAGCAATCATGAACTGAGTATCAGTAACCAGCAGCTGATATATATGAATGCAGATTTAGATAATTTTATCTATACTGCTTCTCATGATCTAAAATCGCCTATTGTGAATATTGAGGGATTAATGAAATTTCTTATGCGCCAGTTACCAAAAGAGATTTTAGAAGGAGAAAGAACAAACAAGACTATCAGCTATATTCAGGAATCTATTGAACGCTTTAAACATACCATTGCCAATCTTACAGAAGTAGTGAAGCTTCAGAAGGAAAACAGCCAGCCGATGACCTGGGTGGACCTTGATAAATTGCTACATGAAGTAAAGCTGGATTTAACCACTGAAATCAAAAAATCGAAAGCCAGAATAGTAGTAGATGTCAGCCAATGTCCACATATACAGTTTTCAGAAAAAAATCTAAGGAGTACCTTGTACAACCTGCTGAGTAATGCCATTAAATACCGTTCTCCGGAGCGCCGCCCGGAAATATATATTCATTGTGGCCAGAATGAGGAGTATCAGATACTTACCATTCAAGATAATGGCCTGGGCATGAATTTAACAGGTGATCAAAAGTTATTTTCCATGTTCCGCCGCCTGCACACCCATGTGGAAGGATCAGGAATAGGTTTGTATATGGTGAAAAGAATGATTGAAAATTCCGGAGGCAAGATTGAAGTAGAAAGTAAAGTTGATGTAGGCTCTACTTTTAAAGTTTATTTCAAACGTCCGCATCAACCAAAGCCGTAA
- a CDS encoding PQQ-dependent sugar dehydrogenase codes for MKMIFKPLAIGFACASMLLGGCQDKEDEKETIPQNEYEPTFTKVTGYVFKPAIVPASDENVNKLNKPQGFTVNKFAEGGGKFRMLAVSSTGVVYATDREAGTLTMFRDINADGKADERQVVATRQNMHGITIYNNTMYMVTAREVLSAAINSNGTLGGLQILMTDLPDAGQHNNRTIAFGPDGLMYISIGSTCNACEESNKENATLVRANPDGTNRKIFAKGLRNMIGFGWHPQTKELWGMDHGIDWLGDEDQKEELNKIAQGADYGWPYIYGEGKFYPQLAPPGDTTYQQYLAKTTLPLLTYEAHSAPLGMIFYTGSTFPPEYQNDAFVAMRGSWNRKQPSGYKIVRLHFENGQPTQFQDFVGSFLVNDNKGQFARITGITVHTDGSLLVADDSNGVIYRIAYSGQ; via the coding sequence ATGAAAATGATTTTTAAACCCCTGGCCATAGGTTTTGCCTGCGCCTCCATGCTCCTGGGCGGTTGCCAGGACAAAGAAGATGAGAAAGAAACGATTCCGCAAAATGAATATGAACCTACTTTTACCAAAGTAACTGGCTATGTATTTAAGCCTGCCATAGTACCCGCCTCAGATGAGAATGTAAATAAGTTGAATAAGCCACAGGGCTTTACGGTAAATAAGTTTGCGGAAGGCGGTGGAAAATTCCGGATGCTGGCTGTGAGCAGTACAGGCGTGGTATATGCTACAGATAGGGAAGCAGGCACGTTAACTATGTTCCGTGATATAAATGCAGATGGCAAAGCCGATGAACGGCAAGTGGTGGCTACTAGGCAGAATATGCACGGTATCACTATTTACAACAATACCATGTATATGGTGACTGCCCGTGAAGTGCTCTCTGCAGCTATTAATTCAAATGGAACCCTGGGCGGCCTTCAGATTCTGATGACTGATTTGCCGGATGCCGGTCAGCACAATAACCGCACGATTGCTTTTGGTCCCGATGGACTTATGTATATCTCCATTGGCAGTACATGTAATGCCTGCGAAGAATCCAATAAAGAGAATGCTACCCTGGTACGCGCGAATCCGGATGGCACCAACCGGAAGATTTTTGCCAAAGGACTCCGCAATATGATCGGATTTGGATGGCATCCGCAAACCAAGGAATTATGGGGAATGGACCATGGCATCGACTGGCTGGGGGATGAAGACCAGAAAGAGGAATTGAATAAGATTGCGCAGGGTGCTGATTACGGCTGGCCTTACATTTATGGCGAAGGTAAATTTTATCCGCAACTGGCTCCTCCCGGAGATACCACTTATCAGCAATACCTGGCCAAAACTACTTTGCCGCTGCTTACTTATGAGGCCCATAGTGCGCCATTGGGAATGATATTTTATACAGGTTCTACCTTTCCACCCGAATATCAGAATGATGCCTTTGTTGCCATGCGTGGCTCCTGGAACCGCAAGCAACCCTCCGGTTATAAGATTGTGCGCTTACATTTTGAAAATGGCCAGCCCACCCAGTTTCAGGATTTTGTAGGCAGCTTCCTGGTGAATGATAATAAAGGACAATTTGCCCGCATTACCGGAATAACGGTGCATACGGATGGCTCATTGCTGGTGGCCGACGATTCTAATGGGGTAATTTACCGGATCGCCTATAGTGGGCAGTAG
- a CDS encoding TlpA disulfide reductase family protein, producing the protein MKQLFLILFLTSLYFSCDSQSQPNQSSTRQPASTATQEVTISGKVKFPQQGYIVLSELQQNGFKNLDSVQLKKDNTYTLKNKAGEAGFYMLNFFDKQKVLLIVDTKNLTVDADGNSPAGNYSLKGSKDAEDLQKITKLQNELQAKVSGLEGKFQAANAKKDEKEKLKLQQQYFGMQAEFVGKLKEQMRQIGPTLASWYATNLLNPEEEYVFLDSLNKGFQKQIPNSHYVKEFNQKLDQYKNVVSIGQQAPEITLDSPEGKQVSLSSLRGKYVLIDFWASWCGPCRHENPNVVRMYNKFKGKNFEIFGVSLDKSKDKWLEAIKADGLSWVHVSDLQYWQSAGAKLYNVQGIPATFLVDPNGKVIAKNLRGQALEDKLDQVLAQK; encoded by the coding sequence ATGAAACAACTATTTTTAATCCTTTTCCTGACCAGCCTGTACTTTTCCTGCGATTCACAATCGCAGCCTAACCAGTCAAGTACCAGGCAGCCTGCCAGCACCGCTACACAGGAAGTTACTATTTCCGGAAAGGTAAAATTTCCACAGCAAGGATATATTGTATTGAGCGAGTTACAACAAAATGGTTTTAAAAACCTGGATTCTGTACAACTCAAGAAGGACAATACGTATACCTTGAAAAACAAAGCAGGCGAAGCAGGATTTTATATGCTCAACTTTTTCGACAAGCAAAAAGTATTGTTGATCGTAGATACTAAAAACCTGACTGTTGATGCCGATGGCAATTCACCGGCCGGAAATTATTCCCTGAAAGGTTCTAAAGATGCTGAGGATCTGCAGAAAATAACTAAGCTTCAAAACGAATTACAGGCAAAAGTAAGTGGTCTGGAAGGCAAATTCCAGGCAGCCAATGCCAAAAAAGACGAAAAAGAAAAGCTGAAGCTACAGCAGCAGTATTTTGGTATGCAGGCCGAATTTGTAGGAAAATTAAAAGAGCAGATGCGGCAGATCGGACCAACATTGGCTTCCTGGTATGCTACCAATCTACTCAATCCGGAAGAAGAATATGTATTCCTGGATAGCCTCAATAAAGGCTTTCAGAAACAGATACCTAATTCCCATTATGTAAAAGAATTTAATCAGAAGCTGGATCAGTATAAAAATGTGGTATCCATTGGCCAGCAGGCACCTGAAATTACTCTGGATAGTCCGGAAGGCAAACAAGTTAGTTTATCTTCGCTGCGGGGCAAATATGTACTGATCGATTTCTGGGCTTCCTGGTGCGGACCTTGCCGCCATGAAAATCCGAATGTAGTGCGTATGTACAATAAGTTTAAAGGCAAAAATTTTGAAATTTTCGGCGTATCTCTGGATAAAAGCAAAGATAAATGGCTGGAAGCGATCAAAGCAGATGGACTTTCATGGGTACATGTATCTGATCTGCAATACTGGCAATCGGCTGGTGCCAAACTATATAATGTACAAGGCATTCCGGCTACTTTCCTGGTAGATCCGAATGGTAAAGTAATTGCCAAAAACCTCCGGGGTCAGGCTCTTGAAGATAAACTCGACCAGGTACTGGCTCAAAAATAG
- the gatB gene encoding Asp-tRNA(Asn)/Glu-tRNA(Gln) amidotransferase subunit GatB — protein sequence MLSPEIRDKYEAVIGLEVHCQLLTKSKIFSTDAVEFGSMPNTNITVISLGHPGTLPMLNKKAVEHAIKMGLACHSQISSYNVFARKNYFYPDLPKGYQLTQDKTPICVGGYVPIKTKDGKERNIQLTRIHLEEDAGKSIHLAGETETLVDLNRAGTALIEIVSDPVIKTSDEAYAYLTEIRKLVRYLEICDGNMEEGSMRCDANVSIMPKGSKVLGTKIEVKNMNSIRNVQHAIDYEIERQIIETEKGVTLVSETRTFDAGDGKTYSMRTKETMNDYRYFPEPDLNPLIVSEEWLESIKVQMPSLPHELYEKFMHTYHLPEYDAHVLTDTKEIAQYFEAVCKHTTHYKAASNWVMGPIKSHLNENHQSISKFPLSPEQIAGLIGLIDSHTVSHSVGVHQLFPAMLHQPSLSAAQIAESQNLMQNSNSDDLKALIQEILASNPQKVKEYKNGKKGLLGMFMGEVMKKTQGKADPKLTNELLSKTLSEV from the coding sequence ATGTTAAGTCCGGAGATCAGAGATAAGTATGAGGCAGTGATCGGCCTTGAAGTGCATTGCCAGTTACTTACCAAAAGTAAAATTTTTTCTACCGATGCCGTTGAGTTTGGCAGTATGCCTAATACCAATATCACGGTCATTTCACTGGGGCATCCTGGTACATTGCCCATGCTCAATAAAAAAGCGGTAGAACATGCCATTAAAATGGGGCTTGCCTGCCACTCCCAGATCAGCAGCTACAATGTATTTGCCCGTAAAAATTATTTCTATCCCGATTTACCCAAAGGTTACCAGCTTACGCAGGATAAAACGCCCATATGTGTTGGGGGGTATGTGCCCATTAAAACCAAAGACGGCAAAGAAAGAAATATACAACTTACCCGTATCCACCTGGAAGAAGACGCCGGAAAATCGATACACCTTGCTGGCGAAACAGAAACCCTGGTCGATCTGAACAGGGCTGGTACAGCATTGATAGAAATTGTATCTGATCCGGTTATTAAAACTTCGGATGAAGCGTATGCTTACTTAACCGAGATCCGCAAGCTGGTGCGTTACCTGGAAATTTGTGATGGCAATATGGAAGAAGGCTCTATGCGCTGCGATGCCAACGTTTCTATTATGCCTAAAGGAAGTAAAGTATTGGGAACTAAGATCGAAGTAAAGAACATGAATTCGATCCGGAATGTGCAGCATGCCATTGACTATGAGATCGAAAGACAAATTATAGAGACAGAAAAAGGTGTAACGCTGGTTTCTGAAACACGTACGTTCGATGCTGGCGATGGGAAAACCTACAGCATGCGTACCAAAGAAACCATGAATGATTACCGGTATTTTCCCGAACCAGATCTGAATCCTTTGATTGTTTCGGAAGAATGGCTGGAATCTATAAAAGTGCAAATGCCCAGCCTTCCGCATGAGCTCTACGAAAAGTTTATGCACACCTATCACCTGCCGGAATACGATGCCCACGTACTGACGGATACAAAGGAAATTGCTCAATACTTCGAGGCAGTTTGTAAGCATACTACCCATTATAAAGCTGCATCTAATTGGGTAATGGGACCCATAAAATCGCACTTAAATGAAAACCATCAGTCTATCAGCAAGTTTCCGCTTTCACCGGAACAGATTGCCGGATTGATCGGGTTAATAGATAGCCATACAGTGAGCCATTCAGTAGGTGTACATCAGCTGTTCCCGGCTATGCTCCATCAGCCTTCGTTGAGTGCCGCTCAGATTGCCGAAAGCCAGAATCTGATGCAGAACAGCAACAGCGATGATTTGAAAGCTTTAATTCAGGAAATATTAGCCAGTAATCCCCAGAAAGTAAAAGAGTATAAGAATGGAAAAAAAGGCTTGCTGGGTATGTTTATGGGAGAAGTAATGAAAAAAACCCAGGGCAAAGCCGATCCGAAATTAACCAATGAACTATTAAGTAAAACCCTGAGTGAAGTATAA